The nucleotide window ACCATTAAAATCGCCAGCTCGGCAACAGTCCTGAGTACATCCGACCCCGTCCGTGTATATGAAGACTTTGCAACGTTGGATCTGATTTCAAATGGACGTGCGGAGATTGTAGCAGGACGTGGCTCACGTCTAGGTGCCTATGAATTATTAGGTTTTGATGTGAGTAACTATGAAGAATTATTTGAAGAGAAATTGGCTTTACTGCTGAAAATTAACGAAGAAGAGCATGTTACATGGCAAGGGGAATTCCGTGCACCTCTACATCATGCCGAAATCATCCCTCAACCACTACATGGGAAAATGCCGATATGGCGTGCAGTAGGAGGACCTCCAGCAAGTGCGATTAAATCAGGTTTAGCAGGTGTACCCATGATGCTAACCACACTTGGTGGACCGTCAAGAGCATTTAAAACTGCTGTGGATGCCTACCGTGAAGCTGCACGAAGCGCAGGCTTTGATCCTGCAGGATTACCCATCTCCACAACGAGTCTCATGTACGTAGCCGAAGATAGCCAAACAGCCTTACGCGAATATTACCCACATATTAATAACGCTACGGTTCAATTAAGAGGCAGTGGTTACCCTGAGCAACAATTCTTGGCTGCTACCGATTATCGAGATGCACTCATGGTGGGCTCTCCTCAACAAATTATTGAAAAAATGTTGTATCAACACGAGATGTATGGTCAACAACGATTCTTAGCCGAGATCGATGCAGGTGGCGTCAGCATGGATCAGATTAAGAAGAATATTGAACTACTAGCAACAATCATTATGCCTGCTGTTAAAAAACATACACAAACATGACGAATAAAGTGATTGCTAACTAATTTATTGTGTGATATTATGATCCAGTAAACGTTTACATGGATAACGAATTGAATATTAGCAGTGTTTGGCTGTTACTGGTAAAGCAGGCATGACCAAAATGATCTTGCATTTTCCTTACGTGAGTAGGAGAAGGCATATCGTTTTGGTCTTTTTTATATCCAAATTCAGAAATGGGGCATAGGCATGGATTATCGCAAGTTGGGACAAGACATAACGGAATTGGTTGGGAAGAAGGATAATATCGCTCGGCTTACGCACTGCGCAACTCGACTTCGGTTCGAACTGCACGATATCTCCAAAGCGGAGACAGAAAAACTCAAAGCACTTCCAGGTGTCATTACTGTTGTGAACAATGGTGGACAATACCAGGTCGTTGTGGGCAATGAGGTGCAGCAGGTCTACCGAGTTATCACTCAGCAGATGGGTTCAGGCACTCGAAGTGCGGACTCCAGATCAGATACCGGAAAAAATAACGGACCTAAACAGAAACAGAGCTGGATTTCCAGATTCATCAGCGTGATCTCAACGACATTTACTCCGGTAATTCCGGCAATCATTGGCGCAGGTATGATCAAAGCGATATTAGCCGTACTTGTGCTGACAGGCCTCGTAACAACGGAAAGCCAAAACTATTATATCCTTAACACCATTGCGGACGCGGCGTTTTATTTCATGCCTATTCTGCTGGCTTATGGAGCTTCGATTAAGTTCGAAACAAGTCCAATTCTGGCGATGACGGTTGCGGGTGTGTTGTTACACCCGGGATGGAGCACCCTGATGGCGGAAGGAAAAGACGTATTTTTCATCGGTGTCCCAGTTCGACTAACCGATTACGCGGGCTCCGTGCTGCCGATTATTATCGTCGTTTGGCTCATGTCCTATATTGAACGTTTCGCGGATCGGGTATCACCTTCCATGATCAAATTTTTCACGAAACCGATGATTGTGCTATTGATTACAGCACCACTTGCATTGGTGGCGATCGGGCCTTTCGGAACATATCTGAATGATCTGGTTGCGATGGGTGCAGAAGCAATTAATGCCAGAGCCAGTTGGCTGATTCCTTTGTTAATGGGAACTTTACAACCATTCCTGATCGTTACAGGTACCGCATGGGCGATGACGCCGATTGCAACTAGCCAACTGACCAAAAATGGATATGAAATGATCAACGGTCCGGGTATGCTTGCGTCTAACATTGCTCAAGGTGGGGCTACGCTTGCTGTAGCATTGAAAACGAAAAACAAAAAACTGAAGCAGCTCGCTGCTTCATCCGGTTTCACTGCTGTGTTGGGTATCACGGAACCATCCTTGTACGGTGTAACGCTGAAACTGAAGAAACCCTTGATTGCCGCAATGATTGGTGGTGGCGTAGCAGGGATATACGCTGGTCTGACCGGATTAGTACGTTATGCCTTCGTTTCTCCCGGGCTTGCCGCGTTACCTGCCTTCATTGGCAGCAATCCGATGAACATCGTTCATGCCATTATCACTTGTCTGATCGCCTTTATCGTGACCTTTGCTCTGACGTGGATTATCGGTTTTGAGGATCCAGTGGATGATGATGAAGAAGGCAATGCCAACGTTAACGATGACAAGGCACTTTCCGGGCAGCCTGTTCAAGACGTACCGAGCCAAAATGAATTACGCCCACTTACAATCGCCAGCCCGATGCAAGGGGAATTAGTGCATCTGGACCGTGTACCAGACGATGTTTTCTCTTTGGGATTACTGGGTAAGGGCGCTGCCATTATTCCTGCAAAAGGAGAACTGTATGCACCGATCGCAGGTGAAGTTACGGCTTTCATGGACTCCAAACATGCAGTCAAATTAAATGGTTCCAATGGAGAAGAGGTACTTATTCATATTGGCGTAGATACCGTCAACCTGAAGGGGAGACATTTTGACTCATCCATTAAAGTAGGGGATCGGGTACAACAGGGTGACTTGTTGATCAGCTTCGATATCGACGCCATCAAGGCAGAAGGCTACGAAGTCATAACCCCGATCATTATCGCCAATTCGGATCGTTTCCCGGACATTAAGCTGGAGAAGCAGCGTTCTGTGGAGGTTGGAGCGACCATTATGCACCTTTCGTAACAACCATAATACGGGCCGTGATATATCTTGATTAAAATTAAAATGAAGGAGGGTTTGAGATGTTATATCAACACATCCAACCATTTCCCAATGAATTTCTGTGGGGAGGCTCTACCTCGGCTTATCAGGTGGAGGGAGCCTGGAACGAAGATGGCAAAGGCCTGTCCATAATTGATATGTGTGATCATCCGGCTGGAACCGCTGATTTTACAGTTGCGAGCGATCACTATCACCGATTCAGAGAAGACGTGAAGCTCTTTGCAGAGCTGGGCCTCAAAGCGTATCGTTTTTCCATTGCATGGACTCGAATCTTGCCCTCAGGCACAGGGGATGTTAATGAGAAAGGACTCCAGTTTTATCACCAATTGATTGACGAATTACTGCTCCATGGCATTGAACCGATTGTGACGATGTATCATTTCGACTTACCTTACGCGCTTGAGAAAACCGGAGGATGGAACAACCGAGAGACGATCAATGCCTTTGTCGAGTATGGGCGTATCTTGTTTGAGCAATACGGGCATAAAGTGAAATATTGGTTAACCATTAATGAGCAAAATACGATGATTCTCCATCCAGGTGCTATTGGTACACCAAAAGGTGGACGTTTGCCATCCAAAAAGGAACTGTATCAGCAAAATCATCACATGTTTGTAGCTCAAGGCAGAACGATGCGACTATTTCATGATATGCTCCCGCAAGGCAAGATCGGTCCTGCATTAAACATGACTTCCATGTACCAGGCAACCTCCAGACCAGCAGATGCAATCGCTGCACATAACTGGGAGACGATTCGTGGATGGGGTTTTCTCGACTTATCGGTGTGGGGACGGTATAATCCATTATTCTGGAGTTATTTGCTGGAACGTGGTATCGAGCCGGTTATTGAGCAGGGAGACATGGAAGACATCCAGTCGGGACGTCCCGATCTGGTAGCTATCAATTATTACTCAACGGCAACCATTGCCGCCAGTACGGGCGATGCGTCGGATGTTACAGCTCGTGCAGGGGATCAGCAAATTATGCTTGGCGAGCAGGGAGTGTACCGGGCCGCGGAGAATCCTTATACGGAAAAAACGAAATATGGCTGGGTTATTGACCCGGTTGGCCTAAGGCTGACATTACGTAAGGTATGTGAACGATATGGTCTCCCAATTTTAATTACGGAAAATGGTATAGGAGCTCCGGATGTACTGGAAGCGGATCACACGATTAACGACACGTACCGGATTGATTTTATTGAGAAACACCTGGAGCAGATCAGACTGGCTCTAACGGATGGTGTGGATGTGATCGGTTATTGCCCTTGGTCCGTTATTGACGTGGTAAGCACCCATCAGGGTTATGGGAAACGCTACGGCATGATCTATGTCAACCGCGGTGAACAGGATCTGAAAGACTTGAAGCGCTTGAAAAAGAAAAGCTTCTCGTGGTATCAGGAGGTCATTAAACAGAATGGCAGATGTATCGGAAATTCGGATCAGGCGGTCACGAAAGAATAAAGGATCGTGATGAATGCATGAAAGTAATCAAAATATTGAATAACAGCTTGCTTCTGACCAAAGATGAACAAGGACAAGAAGTGATTGTCATGGGAAAAGGCTTGGCATTCAAAGGCAAAGTCGGCGAGCGACTGGATGAAGAGCACATCCAGAAACGATTCATTTTGCAAAATAATCCGTCTGCCCAGGCTTACGTACGAACCATCGAAAACATGCCGGAATCACATGTGAATGTCATTAACAAACTGATTTCCAATGCGAAAGAAAAGCTTTCACTTGACGACCAAATCTTCTTTACGCTTATGGATCACCTGTCATTTGCCATTGAACGTTGGAAAAAAGGTGTATCATTACAGAATCGCATGTTGTGGGAGATCCAGAGGTTTCATCCGGTCGAATTCGAACTGGGCCTGGAAGCCGTCCATATGTTGAATCAAGAACTTGGCATTGAGCTTACGGAAGAGGAAGCGGGCAATATCGCCTTTCATTTCGTCAATGCCCAAACGCATGAACAGAATATGGAGCGCACGATGCAATCCGTTAAAATGTTAAAAGATATTTTTAACCTTATTCAATATAGCTTTGATATGCAATTGAACAAAAACTCCATCCATTATGTGAGACTCGTCACACACCTGCAATTTTTTATCCAGCGTTTACAAGAGGGCCGCTTGGGCAATTCGTCGAAAGATTTCATCTTTCAGCACATGGTGAAGGAGCATCCACTTGAATACAAATGCGCGGAGATGATTAAAACCTACGTGCAAAACATGCTGGATATCTCCATAGCGAACGAGGAATTATTATATTTGATGATTCACATTGCTCGAATTGTGCAGGAAGAGCAAGGTGACGAGGGACAATTATAGCGTTGATATGTTTGCGAATATAAAATTACGAAATGATCATGTAGCTACGACCGTTCTCTGGTACTTCACCGGAGAACGGTCGTTTGGTTTTTCAATTTACAACTTCCCTATGAGTCTAACTAGTTCAGATATTTCTTGCGAAACTGGAGGGGAGATATTCCAACACTTCGCTTGAAGCAGGTAGAAAAGTAAGGAGCATATTGAAAGCCTACTTCTGCCGCTATACGATCTATTGACCATTCCGTGGAGACTAGAAGCTGCTTGGCCCGCTCAATCCTGAATTGTAGTAAGTAATGAACAGGTGTAACACCATATTTCATTTTCATACAGCGAACGATGTAGCTAGGGTGGAAGTGTAGTGCCGACGAGAGTGTTTCATTGGTGATCTCTTCTTGGTAGTGTTGCTGGATGAAAACAGCTACTTTCTCGGCAAGCCGTGAAGCAGGCGTTTTGGCCATATCGGAGATGCCATTTTCGAGTATAGCCAGAAAACGGAACAGCAATTGTTGCTTCTCCCAGAAGGAATCACCTACCGGCAGTTCCAAGAGCTGTTGCATTAGATCAAATGCGAGCTGGGGACTTAGTACCGTTGATTTCTTAGGTACTCGTATTGATTTTGGCTTATCGAATGGCGATAACGGAAGTACCGCTTCCGATTCTTCTATTAAGGGACTCTGATGCCAGTTCCCATGCTCAAAATGAACCCAGTAAAACGTTGTTTCCTGTTCACAGGGCTTGAATGAGTAATGCTCACCTTCAGGCAGTAATACCAGTGCATCACCTATGCCAAGTGTCCATTCCGTCCCGTTCTCACCGATGTGTAGTTCCCCATCAACCACGAGCAATACATCAAATAGGCCGAAATTTCTTCGATTAGGATGACGGTCGCCTACACGGAACGTTGAACGGCCAGATTCCCAGTAATATGGAAGAGGTGGGGTTTGTAACGCAACAATTAATTCTTCATTCAATGAATTGTCCTCATTTTTTAGTGTCATTTTGTATAGAAAAAAGCTCATTCCATTACTATTCTCACTTTAAGAAAAAGCATATACTCGACTTTGGAAAGAGTCAAATTTTATACTTTTGAGGTGTGTTTAATGGGACAAAACCAGATCCAAATTCATGACCAATTTTGGAATGCGTATACCAATCTTGTACGAGAAACGGTTATTCCCTATCAATGGGAAGCTCTGAACGATAGGGTAGAGGACGCTGAGCCTAGTCATGCCATTCGAAATTTCCGTATTGCCGCTGGCTTGGAGCAAGGAGAGTTTGGCGGGTGGGTATTTCAGGACAGTGATCTCTACAAGTGGTTGGAGGCCGTTGCTTATTCGCTCCGTCATCATCCAGATCAGAGGTTAGAGAAGATCGCCGATGAATCTATCGAATTGATTGGCCAAGCCCAACATGACGATGGTTATCTGAATACCTACTTCACGATCCAGGAACCTGGAAAGCAATGGACCAATCTTTACGAAGCTCATGAGCTGTATTGTGCAGGCCATTTAATTGAAGCAGCGGTTGCTTATTATCAGGCGACAGGCAAGCGTAAATTGCTAGATATCTCTTGCCGATTCGCTGATCTGATTGATCGTATGTTTGGAACCAATCCGGGACAAATAAGGGCCTACTGTGGTCATCAGGAGATTGAATTGGCTCTGGTTAAGCTATACGGGACTACGGGAGAAGAGCGTTATTTGAACCTTAGCCGATACTTTATAGATGAACGGGGAAAGCAGCCCAACTATTTTATCGAGGAATGGGAACGCGGAAGCCGGACAAACATCTGGTCCCAGGGAGCGCCTAATCTTGAGGTCTATCAATCTCATCTACCTGTTCGTGAGCAAAAGGTAGCTGTTGGGCACTCCGTTCGGGCAGTTTACATGTACACGGCGATGGCTGATCTTGCGCGACTAACAGGTGACGAAGAGCTGAAGGAGGCCTGTGAACGGCTCTGGTCGAACACAACAGGCAAACAAATGTATATTACCGGAGGTATTGGTTCAACACATCTCGGGGAAGCCTTTACGTTCGACTATGATCTTCCGAATGATTCCGTTTACTCGGAGACCTGCGCTTCGATTGGTTTGATTTTCTGGGCACGTCGCATGCTTCAATTGGAAGTTAAGAGCGAATATGCGGATGTGTTGGAGAGAGCGCTGTACAACAATGTGCTGGGCAGCATGTCTATGGATGGGAAACACTTCTTCTATGTCAATCCACTTGAGGTATGGCCAGAAGCAAGTCTCAAAAATCCAGATAAACATCACGTAAAGCCCGTCCGACAGAAATGGTTTGGCTGCTCCTGTTGTCCTCCCAATGTTGCACGGTTGCTAGGTTCGTTAGACGATTATATTTACGACGTGTCTGAGGATGGCAGAACGATCTATACCCATTTGTATATTGGAAGTCAAGCCTCGTTCGAGCTTGCCGACACTACAATAACATTGCATCAACGCTCCGAGCTTCCCTGGAACGGTCGCGTTGAATTCGCGGTTCAGCTTCCCAAAGATAGCGAATTTGCCGAGTTCGAGCTTGCGCTGCGTATACCAGATTGGTTCCAAAACGGACAGCCCACCTTGAAAGTAAATGGTGAACAGCGAGATATTCATGTTGAGAACGGTTACGCTAAAATAAAACGCAGCTGGTCAGATGGTAATACAGTGGAGTGGCTGCTTCCGATCGAGCCGAAGTTAGTTGCCGCACATCCTTTAGTTCGGGCAGATGCAGGCAAGGTAGCCATTCAACGCGGACCGCTTGTTTATTGCGTAGAAGAAGCAGACAACGGGGCACCGCTCACTTCGCTCGCGTTGGCTTCGGAGCCACAATTAACCGCGTATGCTGATCCAGATTTGCTAGGTGGTTGTGTCGTGGTAGAAGGGGACGGTCTCGTGACTGACGACAGCGATTTATGGTCAGATGAGAAGCCTTACCGTTCTTATATTAAGCAAAAAAAGGAAGTACGTTTTAAGGCCATTCCCTATTATCTGTGGGGCAATCGCCTGGCTGGTGAAATGAGCGTGTGGCTGCGTTATTAAAGAGGAAGTAAGGACGCACTTGAGTCTTTCTTTGCTTACTCTTCGTAAAGAGTATATTAGAAAAACGAAGGCGGTTAATCCACCTTCGTTTTTTTCTGTTTTCATGACACTACCTAACGATTAACCGTTGTTGTGCGCTGCCAGAAACTGTTTGATACGCATTGGATTTTGACCTGTGAGTTCTTTGAAATCCTGAGTTACCAGCTCATATTCACCTTTAGCTGAAGCCGCATCAAAAGAAGCGAGAGCTTCCGCTTAACTCTCCAATATGTTTGATGAAACGCTCGAACGAATTAAATTCGCTCGATTTTTACGTTTACGAATGATGCCTTCCAACAGAGGTTGTTCAAAAATGAATGGATCATGTAAAGTTTTCAACAAAAAACAGCTCCCATATAATTAATTATTATAAATGTAATATTCCCTTGGCTTTAACATTTAACAAAATGATACAACACCCCTCCTGACAACAGCATGTCAGTAGCATTTCACTCGATTATCTTAATTAAATCCAGGGTGGAGCAGAAGGGAGGATATTAGCATATTAATCCATACGAAATGAGAAATCTCCTGAGGCAGATACAACTATAAAGCCACATTTATCCATATGTATAACTATCTATTCGGTGACGAAATGAGAACCTCTTCTTAATTAGTAGACACGACTAATAAGAAGAGGGAATTTTGAGCGGTTATCATTTTCGTTCAACTAACTTTAGTTGCTGTTTACTTTTTTTCGTATTCTCAGACTAAGCAATGCTCCTATAGCAGCAATACAGGCAGCCAGCACAAAGGTATCTCCAAATGCTCCAATACTAAACAATTCCACTTGGTTGTTATCTGAATCATATACGCTAGATCGATACGTTAGGAAGCTCGTTAATCCTGCAATAGCAAAAGAAATCACAATGCTGGATGCTGCAGAAGTTAAGGGTGTGACTCTGCTAATGAGTGAAGACGGTGCAGATTGAAGGATAAAAGTATTCAGGGACATCATGCATAATCCCATGCCCATCCCTAATAGTGCTATGGAGAAAACAACGAATGGTAACGAGGAGTCCATATCCAGATTAGATAAGTTAAGCAATGCGATGGCAATAATAGACAGTCCCGAAAAAGCTAAAGGACGAATTCCCAAATAATCATATATTTTTCCACCGATGGGCATGAGGACTCCTGAAGTAATAGCCATCACACTCATAATTAACCCTGTTGTGAGAGGGCCATATCCTTTGAATAATTGTAAATATTGCGGAATAAAAACTAATGAGCCGTTCAGAGCCATGTATTGTATCCAGCTCACCGTAATTCCTTTCCTAAAGTCAGCAGAAGAAAATGCACGCAGTTCCAATAGGGGATGCTTATGTTTTAGCTCGTTGATAATAAAGAGGGTCAGTACTATTCCTCCACCAATCAAAGCAGTTAATCCCATAGTATTCATTCGCAGACCATCACTAATATGGGTAATACCATAGGTGATACTAACAAATGACAAGGGGCCTAATATCATACCTGGAATATCCAAAGCCAGGGTTTCTTTTTTTTCTGTGACGGGTAAAAATTTAATTCCTAACACGAGAGCAAGTATCCCGATTGGAACATTAATAAGGAAAATCCAATGCCACGTTACAAATTCAACCAGCCATCCCGATATAACTGGACCACTAGCGGGAGCCAATAACATAGGAATACCGAGCAAACCCATAACCTGACCTTTTTTTCCCTCCGGAGCGATTCGAAATACCATGGCCATCCCGATGGGCTGCACCATTCCTCCTGCCAAACCCTGAATGACTCTAAACGCAATCAATTGTTCTGCCGTCTGAGCAAACGAGCAAAGTAGTGAGCTGAGAGAAAATAAAACAACGGTGATCAAAAAGGCTTTTGAAGCGCCAAGCCGATCCGAGATCCAGCCAGCGAGCGGGATCGTTGCTGACATAGCTAACATATAACCCGTTATTGTCCATTGTAATGTTGCAAACGTGGTCTCTAAGTCATGCGTTAATTTGGGAATCGCTACATTCATGGCTGTACTGTCCAGCATAACCATCATCATACCTAGAACAATAGCTATCAATGGACGAATCAATGCCCCTAATCTAATTTCTGAATCCAAACTCAACGTATCTTTACTCATCATTTTTCTCCATTCCCACATGGTGTTGATCTTCATAATTGATTATTGATCACGTCGATCATTATAATAAAAGAAGGTAGCAACTCAATGATCATTCATTCACCCTGTGTTCATTAATCAACATAAACCGGGGAGATGATCAGTAAATGACAGAGGAATTTTTGAAAGGGAAATGAATATATGGATATAAACGAGGATAAACGTATTATTCGGACGAAACAGATTCTTAGATCCGTTTTTATAGAACTCGCCACGGAAAAGGGATTAGCGAATGTAACCGTAAAAGAGTTGACGGAGCGAGCAGGGCTAAATCGGGGAACGTTCTATCTACATTACAAGGACATCTATGATTTTTGTGAACAATATACTAACGATATCTTACATGGCTATAAAAAAGTCATCATGAAACTCAGTTTTCTACGCAACACGCAGGGACCCTTTATTGAACCTCCTTATGCTTATATCAAACCCTTTGATTACGTGATTGAGAATAAAGAATTTTTCAAGTTCTTTATGGGACCACATGGCGATCCTGCTTTTGCGGTAAAATTAAGGGAACTGCTGAGAAAGCAGCTGCATCAGTCATTTCAGGCGAGACACGGTCAGTTCGTTGAAATTTCGACAAAACAACAATACGTATTTTCCTATATCTCTTCTGCCTATGTCGGCACTCTGGAATTTTGGATATCGCAAGGAATGGATTTATCATCTAAAAATATTGCTGTTCTTTTCTCTGAAATATCACAATTAGGTTCGTCCAGTTTGGCGTGATCTGCTTCAAGAATCGTGTTTGATGTAACTGAACAAACAAAACGATTTAAGCTGCGACCGTTTCTCGGTATTCTACTGGGGAACGGTCGTTTTATTTATTTCGAGTCAATCGATGATAACTATGTAAAGGTCATGAATGCATGAATTGTAGAATATTGGTCATTCTACTTGAAAACAGTATGTGATGTAAGGAGATCTGATCAGGTGATGTGGAAACAAATACTGGATCATATACCTGACTGGAGTGCCTGGGCGGGCACCGTATGCCTAACGTTAGTACCTTTTCTCATTATGGGCCTGTTTCGCCAGATCAAGCTTATGGATGCGCGGCTGGGCCAACGAAAGCAGAGAATGGAGAGTCCTCCCGCTGAAGAAGAACAGTCGGGTGACCCTAGTCCTGTTCCAACGGTTCCAGATGATAAAGCCTTGTTATACACAGATGAACTTGTGACCAACATGAATCGCTTCAAACAGGTTGCGCTGGATATGGATGATATTAATGAACGAACATTTTATCTAAGTAACCTGGATTGTCATGCTGTCTTGTATTTTGTCGATGGTTTAACCGATAAGATGGCGCTGGATCATAACGTGTTGAAACCAATGTTGGAGTGGGGAAACACGCCACTTGAGAACGGGAAGTTCACTCCCGAACAGCTGGTACATTTACTGGATCAGCAGCTGTTGCTGGTATCTGAAACAGAATTTGTGAAGGAGGTCACTCCGAGTTTGCGCAAGGTCCTGTTTGGCTCCGTAATCCTTTTGCTGGATGGGGTTCAAGGGGCGCTAATTCTGGGAACGCCAAAGGGGAAATCTAGATCGATCGAGGAGCCGGTATCGGAATCAGTTCTTCGGGGGCCAAGGATTGGCTTCACGGAAGTGCTTAGTGACAATACAGCCATGCTACGCAGACATGGGGAAACGAATGAACTTGCAATGGTGTCGTATAAAGTGGGGAGTCGAGTCGAGAAGCAACTCATGATCGTCTATTTTCGGGATATTGCTAATCATGAACTGGTCGACGAAGTCAAACGGCGTGTGCGCGCAATTGATGTAGATGAAGTACTGGAGTCCGGTTATGTGGAGCAGTTAATTGAAGATAATT belongs to Paenibacillus sp. FSL H8-0079 and includes:
- a CDS encoding MDR family MFS transporter — its product is MMSKDTLSLDSEIRLGALIRPLIAIVLGMMMVMLDSTAMNVAIPKLTHDLETTFATLQWTITGYMLAMSATIPLAGWISDRLGASKAFLITVVLFSLSSLLCSFAQTAEQLIAFRVIQGLAGGMVQPIGMAMVFRIAPEGKKGQVMGLLGIPMLLAPASGPVISGWLVEFVTWHWIFLINVPIGILALVLGIKFLPVTEKKETLALDIPGMILGPLSFVSITYGITHISDGLRMNTMGLTALIGGGIVLTLFIINELKHKHPLLELRAFSSADFRKGITVSWIQYMALNGSLVFIPQYLQLFKGYGPLTTGLIMSVMAITSGVLMPIGGKIYDYLGIRPLAFSGLSIIAIALLNLSNLDMDSSLPFVVFSIALLGMGMGLCMMSLNTFILQSAPSSLISRVTPLTSAASSIVISFAIAGLTSFLTYRSSVYDSDNNQVELFSIGAFGDTFVLAACIAAIGALLSLRIRKKVNSN
- a CDS encoding glycoside hydrolase family 1 protein, whose amino-acid sequence is MLYQHIQPFPNEFLWGGSTSAYQVEGAWNEDGKGLSIIDMCDHPAGTADFTVASDHYHRFREDVKLFAELGLKAYRFSIAWTRILPSGTGDVNEKGLQFYHQLIDELLLHGIEPIVTMYHFDLPYALEKTGGWNNRETINAFVEYGRILFEQYGHKVKYWLTINEQNTMILHPGAIGTPKGGRLPSKKELYQQNHHMFVAQGRTMRLFHDMLPQGKIGPALNMTSMYQATSRPADAIAAHNWETIRGWGFLDLSVWGRYNPLFWSYLLERGIEPVIEQGDMEDIQSGRPDLVAINYYSTATIAASTGDASDVTARAGDQQIMLGEQGVYRAAENPYTEKTKYGWVIDPVGLRLTLRKVCERYGLPILITENGIGAPDVLEADHTINDTYRIDFIEKHLEQIRLALTDGVDVIGYCPWSVIDVVSTHQGYGKRYGMIYVNRGEQDLKDLKRLKKKSFSWYQEVIKQNGRCIGNSDQAVTKE
- a CDS encoding beta-glucoside-specific PTS transporter subunit IIABC is translated as MDYRKLGQDITELVGKKDNIARLTHCATRLRFELHDISKAETEKLKALPGVITVVNNGGQYQVVVGNEVQQVYRVITQQMGSGTRSADSRSDTGKNNGPKQKQSWISRFISVISTTFTPVIPAIIGAGMIKAILAVLVLTGLVTTESQNYYILNTIADAAFYFMPILLAYGASIKFETSPILAMTVAGVLLHPGWSTLMAEGKDVFFIGVPVRLTDYAGSVLPIIIVVWLMSYIERFADRVSPSMIKFFTKPMIVLLITAPLALVAIGPFGTYLNDLVAMGAEAINARASWLIPLLMGTLQPFLIVTGTAWAMTPIATSQLTKNGYEMINGPGMLASNIAQGGATLAVALKTKNKKLKQLAASSGFTAVLGITEPSLYGVTLKLKKPLIAAMIGGGVAGIYAGLTGLVRYAFVSPGLAALPAFIGSNPMNIVHAIITCLIAFIVTFALTWIIGFEDPVDDDEEGNANVNDDKALSGQPVQDVPSQNELRPLTIASPMQGELVHLDRVPDDVFSLGLLGKGAAIIPAKGELYAPIAGEVTAFMDSKHAVKLNGSNGEEVLIHIGVDTVNLKGRHFDSSIKVGDRVQQGDLLISFDIDAIKAEGYEVITPIIIANSDRFPDIKLEKQRSVEVGATIMHLS
- a CDS encoding LLM class flavin-dependent oxidoreductase — translated: MEQYRIHQDKGMEIGLYSIGDHLSNPLTGHRISAQQRINELIETAQLAEEAGLNVFAVGESHQPLFATQAHTVILGAIAQATKTIKIASSATVLSTSDPVRVYEDFATLDLISNGRAEIVAGRGSRLGAYELLGFDVSNYEELFEEKLALLLKINEEEHVTWQGEFRAPLHHAEIIPQPLHGKMPIWRAVGGPPASAIKSGLAGVPMMLTTLGGPSRAFKTAVDAYREAARSAGFDPAGLPISTTSLMYVAEDSQTALREYYPHINNATVQLRGSGYPEQQFLAATDYRDALMVGSPQQIIEKMLYQHEMYGQQRFLAEIDAGGVSMDQIKKNIELLATIIMPAVKKHTQT
- a CDS encoding AraC family transcriptional regulator — translated: MNEELIVALQTPPLPYYWESGRSTFRVGDRHPNRRNFGLFDVLLVVDGELHIGENGTEWTLGIGDALVLLPEGEHYSFKPCEQETTFYWVHFEHGNWHQSPLIEESEAVLPLSPFDKPKSIRVPKKSTVLSPQLAFDLMQQLLELPVGDSFWEKQQLLFRFLAILENGISDMAKTPASRLAEKVAVFIQQHYQEEITNETLSSALHFHPSYIVRCMKMKYGVTPVHYLLQFRIERAKQLLVSTEWSIDRIAAEVGFQYAPYFSTCFKRSVGISPLQFRKKYLN
- a CDS encoding beta-L-arabinofuranosidase domain-containing protein: MGQNQIQIHDQFWNAYTNLVRETVIPYQWEALNDRVEDAEPSHAIRNFRIAAGLEQGEFGGWVFQDSDLYKWLEAVAYSLRHHPDQRLEKIADESIELIGQAQHDDGYLNTYFTIQEPGKQWTNLYEAHELYCAGHLIEAAVAYYQATGKRKLLDISCRFADLIDRMFGTNPGQIRAYCGHQEIELALVKLYGTTGEERYLNLSRYFIDERGKQPNYFIEEWERGSRTNIWSQGAPNLEVYQSHLPVREQKVAVGHSVRAVYMYTAMADLARLTGDEELKEACERLWSNTTGKQMYITGGIGSTHLGEAFTFDYDLPNDSVYSETCASIGLIFWARRMLQLEVKSEYADVLERALYNNVLGSMSMDGKHFFYVNPLEVWPEASLKNPDKHHVKPVRQKWFGCSCCPPNVARLLGSLDDYIYDVSEDGRTIYTHLYIGSQASFELADTTITLHQRSELPWNGRVEFAVQLPKDSEFAEFELALRIPDWFQNGQPTLKVNGEQRDIHVENGYAKIKRSWSDGNTVEWLLPIEPKLVAAHPLVRADAGKVAIQRGPLVYCVEEADNGAPLTSLALASEPQLTAYADPDLLGGCVVVEGDGLVTDDSDLWSDEKPYRSYIKQKKEVRFKAIPYYLWGNRLAGEMSVWLRY
- a CDS encoding PRD domain-containing protein, producing MKVIKILNNSLLLTKDEQGQEVIVMGKGLAFKGKVGERLDEEHIQKRFILQNNPSAQAYVRTIENMPESHVNVINKLISNAKEKLSLDDQIFFTLMDHLSFAIERWKKGVSLQNRMLWEIQRFHPVEFELGLEAVHMLNQELGIELTEEEAGNIAFHFVNAQTHEQNMERTMQSVKMLKDIFNLIQYSFDMQLNKNSIHYVRLVTHLQFFIQRLQEGRLGNSSKDFIFQHMVKEHPLEYKCAEMIKTYVQNMLDISIANEELLYLMIHIARIVQEEQGDEGQL